Proteins from a genomic interval of Medicago truncatula cultivar Jemalong A17 chromosome 3, MtrunA17r5.0-ANR, whole genome shotgun sequence:
- the LOC25489193 gene encoding WAT1-related protein At3g02690, chloroplastic, which yields MLSPWCCSTPFTTVTLTSTTTRRYSFTSHTPQFPYSSRFSITPSYLHFRIPCSNKTTGKSTESTDLELVDCVGTGQDVECLLTEEDEGKTKDESSSKRLCLGEALWEGAVLISPFFFWGTAMVAMKEVIPNYGPFFVASFRLIPAGFLLVAFAAFRGRALPSGFNAWLSIAIFALVDAACFQGFLAEGLQKTSAGLGSVIIDSQPLTVAVLAALLFGESIGVVGAAGLVLGVVGLVLLELPALSFDGSNFSLWGSGEWWMLLAAQSMAVGTVMVRWVSKYSDPIMATGWHMVIGGLPLVAFAILNNDPAVSGSLKEYSSTDVLALLYTSIFGSAVSYGVFFYSATKGSLTKLSSLTFLTPMFASIFGFLYLGETFSPVQLVGASVTVAAIYMVNFRNTSE from the exons ATGCTGTCGCCGTGGTGCTGCTCCACTCCCTTCACCACTGTCACCTTAACCAGCACCACCACCCGCCGCTACTCTTTCACCTCTCACACTCCTCAATTCCCCTATTCTTCTCGCTTTTCCATCACTCCATCTTATCTCCATTTCCGCATTCCATGCTCCAACAAAACCACCGGCAAATCAACAGAATCCACCGATCTCGAGTTGGTAGATTGCGTCGGAACAGGACAAGATGTGGAGTGTCTCCTAACCGAAGAAGACgaaggaaaaacaaaagatgaatcATCATCGAAGAGACTGTGCCTTGGGGAAGCGTTATGGGAAGGTGCAGTGTTAATATCACCGTTCTTTTTCTGGGGAACTGCAATGGTGGCGATGAAAGAAGTGATTCCTAATTACGGTCCTTTTTTCGTTGCGTCTTTTCGTTTAATTCCAGCTGGGTTTCTTCTTGTTGCTTTTGCTGCTTTTAGAGGAAGGGCTTTACCTTCTGGTTTCAATGCTTGGCTTTCCATCGCGATATTTGCACTTGTCGATGCTGCTTGCTTTCAGGGTTTTCTTGCTGAAGGGTTGCAGAAGACTTCAGCTGGTTTGGGCAGT GTTATTATTGATTCACAACCTTTGACGGTGGCTGTACTTGCTGCTTTGTTATTTGGTGAGTCCATTGGAGTTGTTGGAGCTGCCGGGCTTGTTCTTGGTGTCGTAGGACTTGTGTTACTTGAg TTACCTGCCCTATCATTTGACGGGAGCAACTTCTCACTGTGGGGAAGTGGGGAGTGGTGGATGCTTCTTGCAGCTCAGAGCATGGCAGTTGGCACTGTCATGGTTCGGTGGGTCTCCAAGTACTCTGATCCTATCATGGCAACTGGATGG CATATGGTTATTGGTGGTCTCCCCCTTGTGGCATTCGCGATTCTTAACAATGACCCTGCTGTAAGTGGGAGTCTTAAAGAGTACAGTTCAACGGATGTATTGGCACTCCTCTACACATCCATTTTTGGAAGTGCTGTTAGCTATGGTGTGTTCTTTTACAGTGCAACTAAAG GTAGCTTGACAAAGCTCAGTTCACTTACATTTCTAACCCCAATGTTTGCCTCAATTTTCGG GTTTTTGTATCTTGGTGAGACATTCTCACCTGTACAGCTTGTTGGGGCTAGTGTTACTGTAGCTGCAATATACATGGTTAACTTCAGAAACACTTCAGAATGA
- the LOC25489192 gene encoding WAT1-related protein At3g02690, chloroplastic has product MDKPVKECLLSAEEDGKASDKDESSPTILDGLWQGAVLISPFFFWGTSMVAMKEVIPKHGPFFVSSFRLIPAGFLLVAFAASRRREFPSSFNAWLSIAIFALVDAACFQGFLAEGLQKTSAGLGSVIIDSQPLTVAVLAALLFGESIGIVGAAGLVLGVIGIVLLELPSLSIDGSNFSLWGSGEMWMLLAAQSMAIGTVMVRWVSKYSDPIMATGWHMIIGGLPLLALAILNNEPVVSGSLKEYSSTDVLALLYMSIFGSAVSYGVFFHSATKGSLTKLSSLTFLTPMFASIFGFLYLGETFSPVQIVGASITVAAIYMVNFRNTSE; this is encoded by the exons ATGGATAAGCCAGTAAAAGAGTGCCTCTTAAGTGCAGAAGAAGATGGAAAAGCAAGTGACAAAGATGAATCATCGCCAACGATATTGGACGGGTTATGGCAAGGTGCTGTGTTAATATCGCCGTTCTTCTTCTGGGGCACTTCCATGGTGGCAATGAAAGAAGTGATTCCGAAACACGGtcctttttttgtttcttcttttcgTCTCATTCCTGCCGGGTTCCTTCTTGTTGCTTTTGCTGCTTCTAGAAGAAGGGAGTTTCCTTCTAGCTTCAATGCCTGGCTCTCCATCGCCATATTTGCTCTCGTCGATGCTGCTTGCTTTCAGGGTTTTCTCGCTGAAGGGTTGCAGAAAACTTCAGCTGGTTTGGGCAGT GTTATTATTGATTCACAACCTTTGACAGTGGCTGTACTTGCGGCTTTGCTATTTGGCGAGTCCATTGGAATTGTTGGAGCTGCCGGGCTTGTACTTGGTGTCATAGGAATTGTGTTACTTGAG TTACCTTCCTTATCAATTGATGGGAGCAACTTCTCACTATGGGGAAGTGGGGAGATGTGGATGCTTCTTGCAGCTCAGAGCATGGCAATTGGCACTGTCATGGTTCGGTGGGTCTCCAAGTACTCTGATCCTATCATGGCAACTGGATGG CATATGATTATTGGTGGTCTCCCCCTTCTGGCATTAGCGATTCTTAACAACGAACCTGTTGTAAGTGGGAGTCTTAAAGAGTACAGTTCAACTGATGTATTGGCACTCCTCTACATGTCCATTTTCGGAAGTGCTGTTAGCTATGGTGTGTTCTTTCACAGTGCAACTAAAG GTAGCTTGACGAAGCTCAGTTCACTTACATTTCTAACCCCGATGTTTGCCTCAATCTTTGG GTTTCTGTATCTCGGTGAGACCTTTTCACCTGTACAGATTGTTGGAGCCAGTATTACTGTAGCTGCAATATACATGGTTAACTTTAGAAACACTTCGGAATGA